GCCGCCGGCGCTTGACGAGTTGGCGTACCACCTGCGGGCCGACCCCCGGGTGGCCCGGCTGCACACCGCCGCCGACGCCACCGAGGCGCTACGGGTGCTGCGCGACGACGACGTGGACGTGGTCTTCCTGGACATCCGGATGCCCGGCCTGGACGGCATGGAGCTGGCCCGGGTGCTGCGGCGGTTCGCCCGACCACCGGCGATCGTCTTCGTCACCGCGTACGACGACGGCGCGGCCGACGCCTTCGACGTGGGTGCCACCGACTACGTCCGCAAGCCGGTCCGTGCCGAACGGCTCACCGAGGCGCTGCGCCGGGTGATCGGCTCCCGGGTGGTGCCCAGCCACCCGGCGGCCCTGGCCCGCGCCGAGGAGGATCCGACGATCCCGGTCGAGCTGGCCGGCAGCACCCGGATGCTGCCCCGCTCGGCGGTGCGCTGGGTGGAGGCGCAGGGCGACTACGCCCGGCTGCACACCGCCGACGGTTCGCACCTGGTCCGGGTCTCCCTGGCCACGCTTGCCGAGCGCTGGGCCGATGCCGGTTTCGTCCGGATTCACCGCTCCTACCTGGTGCAGTTAAGGTTGATCACCGAGCTACGGTTGGTGAACTCCGGGTACGTCGTGGTGATCGACGACACCGAGCTGCCGGTGAGCCGGCGACACACCCGGGAGCTGAAGGACCGGCTGGTCCGCGCCGCCAAGCAGGACTGGGGTCGCTGACCGTAACGCGGGAGGTGACGTACGGTCGTGTCGAAAAACCGTGTCGAACCTGTTCGACATCGACGCCTGCCGTTTGGCTGGGACAATGGGTGAGCACGGCTGGCGGCGGCGGCTGACACGGCGGCTGGACCCCGCCGCGTACGTCCCCGGGCCGGTCAGCGCACCCGAGGCCGATCCGTGGCCCTCGATCTGCGCAGCGGTCTCCGGGCGGCTGCTCGACACGGCCCAGCAACTGCTGCCGGCGCTGGAGCAGGCCCAGGCCCGCGCCGACGACCCCGAGCAGCTGGCCCTGCTGTACGCGGTCGACCACGGCCTGGCCCGGCTACGCCGCCAGGCGGAGAACCTGATGGTCCTCGCCGGCCAACCGGTGCCCGACGCCGAGCCACAGGTGACCAGCCTGGCCGACACCGTCCGGGCAGCCACCTCGGCGGTCGCGGACTACCGCCGGGTGGAGATCGGTCCACTGCTCGACCTGGCCGTCACCGAGCAGGGCGCGGACGACGTGATCCGCATCCTCACCGAACTGCTCGACAACGCGGTCCGGCACTCCCCGGAGCCGTACCCGGTGCTGGTCTCGGCCCACCGCACCGACGCCGACCAGGTCATGGTCCGGATCACCGACTCCGGCCCCGGTGACCGGGCCCTGGCGGTCGACGAGGTGAACGCGATGCTCGCCGGGCGGACCCCCCCGACCCGGCCCGACCGGGCCGGCGCTGCGGCCCCGGCCCGGCCCGACCGGGCTGCCGTGCGGCTCGGCCTGCTCGTGGTACGTGAGCTCGCGCTCGCCCACGGCATCGACGTCCACCTGACGGCCGGCTCCGCCGGCACCACCGCGACCGTCCTGATCCCGACGGCGCTGCTCTGCGACCTGCCCGCGCCTGCGGACCCGGCAACCCCGCGCCACCTGACCTCGACCCGCACCACCCCGCCCGACCGGTCCGTGCCACCCGACCGACCCGTGCCATCCGACCGGTCCGTGCCGCCCGGCCGGTCCGCGTCGGAGTCCGGGCTGCCCGTGCGGCCCACCGCGCCGGGCCCGCTCGCGGTGGCCACCGGTCCGCTCGCGGTGACCGCGGCCGGCCTGCCCCGACGGCCGCCGGCGCGGGTTCGTGACGATCCCGGACCCACCGGACCGCCGGTCGAGACCGATCCGACGGACCGGCAACGCTGGCCACAGGAAATGGCCGACTTCACCAACGCCATCGCCGCCCACGCCGCCCTGAAGGTCGAGGAAGATCGATGAACGATTTCGGTGCACCGCCAGTCGACGTACCCCGCAGCGCCGATGACGTGACCTGGTTGGTCGACCAGTTCGCCGACCGGGTTCCCGGGGTCACCCACGCGCTCCTGATCACCTCCGACGGGCTGCTGCTGGCCGCCTCCCAGGGCACCGCCCGCAACCTCGGGGAACGGCTCGCCGCCTCCACCTCCGGCCTGTTGAGCCTGGCCCAGGACGGCGGCAACGTCCTCGGCGTCGGCCGTCCGGAGGCCCTCACCGTCCGCTACCCCGGCGGGCACCTGGTCTGCATGCGGGCCGGCGACGCCGCCTGCCTGATGATCGCCGCCTCCCCGGCGGCTGACCTGGGGGTGATCGCCAACGAGATGCTCCGTCTCATCGACGGGGTCGGGCCGGCGTTGACCCCGCAACTGCGCTCCGAGTTGGGGGTGCTCGCCCCCGAGCCCGGCGGGCTGCTCGGCGTACTCGGGCCGGAGCCCCGGAGGCTGCGACGGTGACCCACCCGAAGGCGCGGCCGTACACGCTCACCGGTGGCCGGACCCGGACCCGGCAGCCGTTGCTGCTGCACGCCCTGGTCTCCGCGACGACGCACGCCCCGCCGCTGCCGCTCCGCCCGCTGGCACCCGAGGCACACGCCCTGCACGCGCACACCGGGGATGCCGCCGTCTCGGTCGCCGAACTCTCCGCCGCCGCCGGGCTGCCGCTGGGCGTGACCCGGGTACTCGTCGACGACCTGGTCACCGCCGGACTGTTGACCGTGCACGCCGACACCTACCAGAGCCCGTACGATCCCGGCCTGCTGGAACGGGTCCGCGACGGCATCCGCCGGATCGCCTGAACGCCGCCGCCGGGCGTGCCGACATCTTCGGGCCTGGTCGCCGGGGCCGGGGCCGGCGGCGGGGGACCGCGGAGGTGGGCGGGACCGGCGTGATCGCTGCGATCGGTTAGGGTCGGCTCGCCGTGTGTCGCCCACGTTGGACGGACGGGTCCGACACCTCCGCGCGGTGTGAAGGGCCACCGAATGATCGATCCAGAGCAGATCCAGGAGGTACGGCGGGCGCTCGGCCGCCGCCTCGCCCACCGGCGCCGGGAACACGGGCTGATCCAGGAGGACGTCGCGCGGCAGGTGCACAGCACCCGCAGCACGGTGGCCAACGTGGAGAACGGCCGACAGATGGCCGACCGGATCTTCTGGTTACGCTGCGAGACGCTGCTGAACGC
Above is a window of Micromonospora yangpuensis DNA encoding:
- a CDS encoding LytR/AlgR family response regulator transcription factor — protein: MSGFLRVLAVDDEPPALDELAYHLRADPRVARLHTAADATEALRVLRDDDVDVVFLDIRMPGLDGMELARVLRRFARPPAIVFVTAYDDGAADAFDVGATDYVRKPVRAERLTEALRRVIGSRVVPSHPAALARAEEDPTIPVELAGSTRMLPRSAVRWVEAQGDYARLHTADGSHLVRVSLATLAERWADAGFVRIHRSYLVQLRLITELRLVNSGYVVVIDDTELPVSRRHTRELKDRLVRAAKQDWGR
- a CDS encoding sensor histidine kinase codes for the protein MGEHGWRRRLTRRLDPAAYVPGPVSAPEADPWPSICAAVSGRLLDTAQQLLPALEQAQARADDPEQLALLYAVDHGLARLRRQAENLMVLAGQPVPDAEPQVTSLADTVRAATSAVADYRRVEIGPLLDLAVTEQGADDVIRILTELLDNAVRHSPEPYPVLVSAHRTDADQVMVRITDSGPGDRALAVDEVNAMLAGRTPPTRPDRAGAAAPARPDRAAVRLGLLVVRELALAHGIDVHLTAGSAGTTATVLIPTALLCDLPAPADPATPRHLTSTRTTPPDRSVPPDRPVPSDRSVPPGRSASESGLPVRPTAPGPLAVATGPLAVTAAGLPRRPPARVRDDPGPTGPPVETDPTDRQRWPQEMADFTNAIAAHAALKVEEDR
- a CDS encoding roadblock/LC7 domain-containing protein, which codes for MNDFGAPPVDVPRSADDVTWLVDQFADRVPGVTHALLITSDGLLLAASQGTARNLGERLAASTSGLLSLAQDGGNVLGVGRPEALTVRYPGGHLVCMRAGDAACLMIAASPAADLGVIANEMLRLIDGVGPALTPQLRSELGVLAPEPGGLLGVLGPEPRRLRR
- a CDS encoding DUF742 domain-containing protein, translated to MTHPKARPYTLTGGRTRTRQPLLLHALVSATTHAPPLPLRPLAPEAHALHAHTGDAAVSVAELSAAAGLPLGVTRVLVDDLVTAGLLTVHADTYQSPYDPGLLERVRDGIRRIA